The sequence below is a genomic window from Polynucleobacter sp. MWH-UH19D.
CAATGGCTGGTCACTTTGCTAAGGCAGGTGTATTGGCAGGTAATGCACTCAACGAATTTCATTTAGACGCAGCGAAAATTGCAGAAATGACACCAGGTCAAGTTGTACCTGCTGACGCTGCTTTTACTGCTGGTCAAAAAGTAGATGTGCAAGGCGTAACAATCGGTAAAGGATACGCAGGTACCATCAAGCGTTATCACTTCGCTTCTGGTCGCGCATCTCACGGTAACTCTAGATCACACAACGTACCAGGCTCTATCGGTATGGCGCAAGATCCAGGCCGTGTTTTCCCAGGTAAGCGCATGACTGGCCACCTTGGTGACGTTACACGTACCGTACAAAATTTAGTCATCGCACGCATTGATGCAGAACGTAATCTCATCATGGTTAAAGGCGCTATTCCAGGCGCTCCGGGCGGTAAAGTTATTGTTACTCCAGCGGTTAAAACACCGTTGAAGAAGAAATAGGGAGAGCGAATATGGAACTTAAGCTTCTCCAGGACAACGGTACTTTAGGTGCGGGCGTACAAGCTTCACCAGAAGTATTTGAGCGTGAATATAACGAAGCATTGGTACACCAAGTTGTAGTGGCTTACCAAGCAAATGCACGTAGCGGTAACCGTGCACAAAAAGACCGTGAGCAAGTTAAGCACACAACCAAAAAACCTTGGCGTCAAAAAGGTACTGGTCGTGCACGTGCTGGTATGAGCTCTTCCCCGCTGTGGCGTGGGGGTGGTCGTATATTCCCAAATTCTCCAGAAGAGAATTTCAGCCAAAAAGTAAACAAGAAAATGTACCGCGCTGGTATGAGATCAATTTTGTCTCAGTTGGCTCGCGAAGGTCGTTTGAATGTGGTTGATCAATTCAATCTTGATGCTCCAAAGACCAAAGTTTTAGCTGAGAAAGTAAAGGCAATGGGCTTGGATTCAGTCTTGATCATTGTTGATCAAGTTAGTGAGAATTTGTACTTGGCATCACGTAACTTGCATAAAGTTGCCGTGGTTGAGCCACAGCACGCTGATCCATTAGCTTTGGTTCAATACAAAAAAGTATTAGTAAGCAAAGCAGCGATCGCAAAAATTGAGGAGTTGCTGAAATGAGCCAAGTGCGTAAAAACGATCACAACCTGATGAAGGTTCTGCTTGGTCCTGTTATCTCTGAAAAAGCCACTATGGTTGCAGAGAAAAACGAACAAGTAGTTTTCCAAGTAGCTCGCGACGCAAACAAGACCGATGTGAAACAAGCAGTTGAGTTGCTCTTCAAAGTGCAAGTTGATTCTGTTCAAATCGTGAATCAAAAAGGTAAGCCTAAGCGCTATGGCCGTTTTGAAGGTCGTCGTGACCACACTAAGAAGGCCTACGTGAATTTGAAGCCAGGTCAAGAAATTAACTTTGAAGCGGAGGCGAATTAATCATGCCTTTGATGAAGACAAAACCGACCTCACCAGGTCGTCGCTCAATGGTCAAGGTGGTCAATCCTGACCTCCATAAAGGCAAGCCTTTTGCACCATTGTTAGAGCCACAGTTTCAAAAAGCGGGTCGTAATAACAACGGCCACATCACTACTCGCCATAAGGGTGGTGGTCATAAGCATCACTATCGTGTTGTTGACTTTAAGCGCAACGACAAGGATGGTATTCCAGCAAAAGTTGAACGCTTGGAATACGATCCAAACCGCAGTGCAAATATTGCATTGATCGTGTTTGCTGATGGTGAGCGTCGCTACATTCCTGCTGCTAAAGGTATGACTGTTGGTCAGGCAATCATGAATGGCTCTGAAGCGCCAATCAAGTCTGGCAACAATTTGCCAATTCGTAACATTCCAGTTGGTAGCACTATTCACTGCGTAGAAATTCTGCCAGGCAAAGGTGCGCAGGTTGCACGCTCTGCTGGTGGTTCAGCGGTGTTGTTGGCACGTGAGGGTGTATACGCTCAAGTACGTTTGCGCTCTGGCGAAGTTCGCCGTGTGTTAATCGAGTGCCGTGCCACTATTGGTGAAGTTGGTAACGAAGAGCACAGCTTGCGTCAAATTGGTA
It includes:
- the rplC gene encoding 50S ribosomal protein L3, with the protein product MSLGLIGRKVGMTRLFTDEGEAIPVTVIDVSDNRIAQIKTQATDGYDAIQLAHGTRRATRVTKSMAGHFAKAGVLAGNALNEFHLDAAKIAEMTPGQVVPADAAFTAGQKVDVQGVTIGKGYAGTIKRYHFASGRASHGNSRSHNVPGSIGMAQDPGRVFPGKRMTGHLGDVTRTVQNLVIARIDAERNLIMVKGAIPGAPGGKVIVTPAVKTPLKKK
- the rplW gene encoding 50S ribosomal protein L23; this encodes MSQVRKNDHNLMKVLLGPVISEKATMVAEKNEQVVFQVARDANKTDVKQAVELLFKVQVDSVQIVNQKGKPKRYGRFEGRRDHTKKAYVNLKPGQEINFEAEAN
- the rplD gene encoding 50S ribosomal protein L4, producing MELKLLQDNGTLGAGVQASPEVFEREYNEALVHQVVVAYQANARSGNRAQKDREQVKHTTKKPWRQKGTGRARAGMSSSPLWRGGGRIFPNSPEENFSQKVNKKMYRAGMRSILSQLAREGRLNVVDQFNLDAPKTKVLAEKVKAMGLDSVLIIVDQVSENLYLASRNLHKVAVVEPQHADPLALVQYKKVLVSKAAIAKIEELLK
- the rplB gene encoding 50S ribosomal protein L2, with the translated sequence MPLMKTKPTSPGRRSMVKVVNPDLHKGKPFAPLLEPQFQKAGRNNNGHITTRHKGGGHKHHYRVVDFKRNDKDGIPAKVERLEYDPNRSANIALIVFADGERRYIPAAKGMTVGQAIMNGSEAPIKSGNNLPIRNIPVGSTIHCVEILPGKGAQVARSAGGSAVLLAREGVYAQVRLRSGEVRRVLIECRATIGEVGNEEHSLRQIGKAGANRWRGIRPTVRGVAMNPVDHPHGGGEGRTGEGRVPVSPWGTPTKGYRTRRNKRTTSMIVQRRQKR